The Symphalangus syndactylus isolate Jambi chromosome 11, NHGRI_mSymSyn1-v2.1_pri, whole genome shotgun sequence genome contains a region encoding:
- the SLC9A5 gene encoding sodium/hydrogen exchanger 5 isoform X1, which translates to MPSRLFFDNLGAILTYAVVGTLWNAFTTGAALWGLQQAGLVAPRVQAGLLDFLLFGSLISAVDPVAVLAVFEEVHVNETLFIIVFGESLLNDAVTVVLYKVCNSFVEMGSAKVQATDYLKGVASLFVVSLGGAAVGLVFAFLLALTTRFTKRVRIIEPLLVFLLAYAAYLTAEMASLSAILAVTMCGLGCKKYVEANISHKSRTTVKYTMKTLASCAETVIFMLLGISAVDSSKWAWDSGLVLGTLIFILFFRALGVVLQTWVLNQFRLVPLDKIDQVVMSYGGLRGAVAFALVILLDRTKVPAKDYFVATTIVVVFFTVIVQGLTIKPLVKWLKVKRSEHHKPTLNQELHEHTFDHILAAVEDVVGHHGYHYWRDRWEQFDKKYLSQLLMRRSAYRIRDQIWDVYYRLNIRDAISFVDQGGHVLSSTGLTLPSMPSRNSVAETSVTNLLRESGSGACLDLQVIDTVRSGRDREDAVMHHLLCGGLYKPRRRYKASCSRHFISEDAQERQDKEVFQQNMKRRLESFKSTKHNICFTKSKPRPRKTGRRKKDGVANAEATNGKHRDLGFQDTAAVILTVESEEEEEESDSSETEKEDDEGIIFVARATSEVLQEGKVSGSLEVCPSPRIIPPSPTCAEKELPWKSGQGDLAVYVSSETTKIVPVDMQTGWNQSISSLESLASPPCNQAPILTCLPPHPRGTEEPQVPLHLPSDPRPSFAFPPSLAKAGRSRSESSADLPQQQELQPLMGHEDHTHLSPGTATSHWCIQFNRGSRL; encoded by the exons ATGCCTAGCAGGCTGTTCTTTGACAACTTGGGTGCCATCCTCACCTATGCCGTGGTAGGCACACTCTGGAATGCCTTCACAACAGGCGCTGCCCTCTGGGGCTTGCAGCAGGCTGGACTTGTAG CCCCTAGGGTGCAGGCTGGCTTACTGGACTTCCTGCTGTTTGGGAGCCTCATCTCAGCGGTGGACCCCGTGGCCGTGCTAGCTGTCTTTGAGGAGGTGCACGTCAATGAGACTCTCTTTATCATCGTCTTTGGCGAGTCCCTGCTCAACGATGCTGTCACCGTG GTGCTGTACAAGGTCTGCAACTCCTTTGTGGAGATGGGCTCTGCCAAAGTGCAGGCCACTGACTACCTGAAGGGAGTCG cctccctgttTGTGGTCAGTCTGGGCGGGGCAGCCGTGGGCTTAGTCTTTGCCTTCCTCCTGGCCCTGACCACACGCTTCACCAAGCGGGTCCGCATCATCGAGCCGCTGCTGGTCTTCCTCCTCGCCTACGCAGCCTACCTCACTGCTGAAATGGCCTCACTCTCCGCCATTCTTGC GGTGACCATGTGTGGCCTGGGCTGTAAGAAGTACGTGGAGGCCAACATCTCCCATAAGTCACGCACAACTGTCAAATATACAATGAAGACTCTAGCCAGCTGTGCTGAGACCGTCATCTTCATGCTGCTTGGCATCTCAGCCGTGGACTCTTCTAAGTGGGCCTGGGATTCTGGGCTAGTGCTGGGCACCCTCATCTTCATCCTGTTCTTCCGAGCCCTCG GCGTAGTCCTGCAGACCTGGGTGCTGAATCAGTTCCGGCTAGTCCCTCTGGACAAGATTGACCAAGTGGTGATGTCCTATGGGGGCCTGCGGGGGGCTGTGGCCTTTGCTCTCGTCATCCTACTGGATAGGACCAAGGTCCCTGCCAAGGACTACTTTGTAGCCACCACTATTGTAGTGGTCTTCTTCACAGTCATCGTGCAG GGCTTGACCATCAAGCCACTGGTCAAATGGCTGAAGGTGAAGAGGAGTGAGCATCACAAACCCACCCTGAACCAGGAGCTGCATGAACAC ACTTTTGACCACATTCTGGCTGCAGTGGAGGACGTTGTGGGGCACCATGGCTACCACTACTGGAGGGACAG GTGGGAGCAGTTTGACAAGAAATACCTGAGTCAGCTGCTGATGCGACGATCAGCCTACCGCATCCGGGACCAGATCTGGGATGTGTACTACAGGCTTAACATCCGGGATGCCATCAGCTTTGTGGACCAG GGAGGCCACGTCTTGTCTTCCacaggtctcactctgccttCTATGCCCAGCCGCAATTCTGTGGCAGAAACTTCTGTCACCAATCTGCT GAGGGAGAGTGGCAGTGGAGCGTGTCTGGATCTGCAGGTGATTGACACAGTACGCAGCGGCCGGGATCGTGAGGATGCTGTGATGCATCATCTGCTCTGCGGAGGCCTCTACAAGCCGCGCCGTAGG TATAAAGCCAGCTGCAGTCGCCATTTCATCTCAGAGGATGCGCAGGAGCGGCAGGACAAGGAGGTCTTCCAGCAGAACATGAAGCGGCGGCTGGAGTCCTTTAAGTCCACCAAGCACAACATCTGCTTCACCAAGAGCAAGCCACGACCCCGCAAGACTGGCCGCAGGAAG AAGGATGGTGTGGCGAATGCTGAGGCTACAAATGGGAAACATCGAGACCTGGGCTTTCAGGACACAG CTGCTGTGATATTAACCGTGGagtctgaggaggaggaggaggagagtgacagttcagagacagagaaggaggacGATGAGGGGATCATCTTTGTGGCTCGAGCCACCAGTGAGGTTCTCCAAGAGGGCAAGGTCTCAG GAAGCCTAGAGGTGTGCCCAAGCCCACGAATCATTCCCCCCTCCCCAACCTGTGCAGAGAAGGAGCTCCCCTGGAAGAGTGGGCAGGGGGACCTGGCAGTGTACGTGTCCTCGGAAACCACCAAGATTGTGCCTGTGGACATGCAGACGGGTTGGAACCAGAGCATCTCATCCCTGGAGAGCCTAGCATCCCCTCCCTGTAACCAGGCCCCAATTCtgacctgcctgcctccccaTCCACGGGGCACTGAAGAGCCCCAGGTCCCTCTCCACCTGCCTTCTGATCCACGCCCTAGCTTTGCCTTcccaccgagcctggccaaggCTGGCCGCTCTCGCAGTGAGAGCAGCGCCGACCTCCCCCAGCAGCAGGAGCTGCAGCCCCTCATGGGCCACGAGGACCACACCCATCTCAGCCCAGGCACCGCTACCTCCCACTGGTGCATCCAGTTCAACAGAGGCAGCCGGCTGTAG
- the SLC9A5 gene encoding sodium/hydrogen exchanger 5 isoform X4, which produces MLRAALSLLALSLAGAAEEPTQKPESPGEPPPGLELFRWQWHEVEAPYLVALWILVASLAKIVFHLSRKITSLVPESCLLILLGLVLGGIVLAVAKKAEYQLEPGTFFLFLLPPIVLDSGYFMPSRLFFDNLGAILTYAVVGTLWNAFTTGAALWGLQQAGLVAPRVQAGLLDFLLFGSLISAVDPVAVLAVFEEVHVNETLFIIVFGESLLNDAVTVVLYKVCNSFVEMGSAKVQATDYLKGVASLFVVSLGGAAVGLVFAFLLALTTRFTKRVRIIEPLLVFLLAYAAYLTAEMASLSAILAVTMCGLGCKKYVEANISHKSRTTVKYTMKTLASCAETVIFMLLGISAVDSSKWAWDSGLVLGTLIFILFFRALGVVLQTWVLNQFRLVPLDKIDQVVMSYGGLRGAVAFALVILLDRTKVPAKDYFVATTIVVVFFTVIVQGLTIKPLVKWLKVKRSEHHKPTLNQELHEHTFDHILAAVEDVVGHHGYHYWRDRWEQFDKKYLSQLLMRRSAYRIRDQIWDVYYRLNIRDAISFVDQGGHVLSSTGLTLPSMPSRNSVAETSVTNLLRESGSGACLDLQVIDTVRSGRDREDAVMHHLLCGGLYKPRRRYKASCSRHFISEDAQERQDKEVFQQNMKRRLESFKSTKHNICFTKSKPRPRKTGRRKDGVANAEATNGKHRDLGFQDTAAVILTVESEEEEEESDSSETEKEDDEGIIFVARATSEVLQEGKVSGSLEVCPSPRIIPPSPTCAEKELPWKSGQGDLAVYVSSETTKIVPVDMQTGWNQSISSLESLASPPCNQAPILTCLPPHPRGTEEPQVPLHLPSDPRPSFAFPPSLAKAGRSRSESSADLPQQQELQPLMGHEDHTHLSPGTATSHWCIQFNRGSRL; this is translated from the exons ATGCTGCGCGCCGCCTTGTCCCTGCTCGCGCTGTCCCTGGCGGGGGCGGCCGAAGAGCCCACCCAGAAGCCAGAGTCCCCGGGCGAGCCTCCCCCAGGCTTAGAGCTCTTCCGCTGGCAGTGGCACGAGGTCGAGGCGCCCTACCTGGTGGCCCTGTGGATCCTggtggccagcctggccaaaatcg TGTTTCACTTGTCTCGGAAAATAACATCTCTGGTCCCTGAGAGCTGCCTGCTGATTTTGCTGGGCCTGGTGCTAGGGGGCATTGTTTTAGCTGTGGCCAAGAAAGCTGAGTACCAGCTGGAGCCAGgcaccttcttcctcttcctgctgcCTCCTATTGTGTTGGACTCAGGCTATTTCATGCCTAGCAGGCTGTTCTTTGACAACTTGGGTGCCATCCTCACCTATGCCGTGGTAGGCACACTCTGGAATGCCTTCACAACAGGCGCTGCCCTCTGGGGCTTGCAGCAGGCTGGACTTGTAG CCCCTAGGGTGCAGGCTGGCTTACTGGACTTCCTGCTGTTTGGGAGCCTCATCTCAGCGGTGGACCCCGTGGCCGTGCTAGCTGTCTTTGAGGAGGTGCACGTCAATGAGACTCTCTTTATCATCGTCTTTGGCGAGTCCCTGCTCAACGATGCTGTCACCGTG GTGCTGTACAAGGTCTGCAACTCCTTTGTGGAGATGGGCTCTGCCAAAGTGCAGGCCACTGACTACCTGAAGGGAGTCG cctccctgttTGTGGTCAGTCTGGGCGGGGCAGCCGTGGGCTTAGTCTTTGCCTTCCTCCTGGCCCTGACCACACGCTTCACCAAGCGGGTCCGCATCATCGAGCCGCTGCTGGTCTTCCTCCTCGCCTACGCAGCCTACCTCACTGCTGAAATGGCCTCACTCTCCGCCATTCTTGC GGTGACCATGTGTGGCCTGGGCTGTAAGAAGTACGTGGAGGCCAACATCTCCCATAAGTCACGCACAACTGTCAAATATACAATGAAGACTCTAGCCAGCTGTGCTGAGACCGTCATCTTCATGCTGCTTGGCATCTCAGCCGTGGACTCTTCTAAGTGGGCCTGGGATTCTGGGCTAGTGCTGGGCACCCTCATCTTCATCCTGTTCTTCCGAGCCCTCG GCGTAGTCCTGCAGACCTGGGTGCTGAATCAGTTCCGGCTAGTCCCTCTGGACAAGATTGACCAAGTGGTGATGTCCTATGGGGGCCTGCGGGGGGCTGTGGCCTTTGCTCTCGTCATCCTACTGGATAGGACCAAGGTCCCTGCCAAGGACTACTTTGTAGCCACCACTATTGTAGTGGTCTTCTTCACAGTCATCGTGCAG GGCTTGACCATCAAGCCACTGGTCAAATGGCTGAAGGTGAAGAGGAGTGAGCATCACAAACCCACCCTGAACCAGGAGCTGCATGAACAC ACTTTTGACCACATTCTGGCTGCAGTGGAGGACGTTGTGGGGCACCATGGCTACCACTACTGGAGGGACAG GTGGGAGCAGTTTGACAAGAAATACCTGAGTCAGCTGCTGATGCGACGATCAGCCTACCGCATCCGGGACCAGATCTGGGATGTGTACTACAGGCTTAACATCCGGGATGCCATCAGCTTTGTGGACCAG GGAGGCCACGTCTTGTCTTCCacaggtctcactctgccttCTATGCCCAGCCGCAATTCTGTGGCAGAAACTTCTGTCACCAATCTGCT GAGGGAGAGTGGCAGTGGAGCGTGTCTGGATCTGCAGGTGATTGACACAGTACGCAGCGGCCGGGATCGTGAGGATGCTGTGATGCATCATCTGCTCTGCGGAGGCCTCTACAAGCCGCGCCGTAGG TATAAAGCCAGCTGCAGTCGCCATTTCATCTCAGAGGATGCGCAGGAGCGGCAGGACAAGGAGGTCTTCCAGCAGAACATGAAGCGGCGGCTGGAGTCCTTTAAGTCCACCAAGCACAACATCTGCTTCACCAAGAGCAAGCCACGACCCCGCAAGACTGGCCGCAGGAAG GATGGTGTGGCGAATGCTGAGGCTACAAATGGGAAACATCGAGACCTGGGCTTTCAGGACACAG CTGCTGTGATATTAACCGTGGagtctgaggaggaggaggaggagagtgacagttcagagacagagaaggaggacGATGAGGGGATCATCTTTGTGGCTCGAGCCACCAGTGAGGTTCTCCAAGAGGGCAAGGTCTCAG GAAGCCTAGAGGTGTGCCCAAGCCCACGAATCATTCCCCCCTCCCCAACCTGTGCAGAGAAGGAGCTCCCCTGGAAGAGTGGGCAGGGGGACCTGGCAGTGTACGTGTCCTCGGAAACCACCAAGATTGTGCCTGTGGACATGCAGACGGGTTGGAACCAGAGCATCTCATCCCTGGAGAGCCTAGCATCCCCTCCCTGTAACCAGGCCCCAATTCtgacctgcctgcctccccaTCCACGGGGCACTGAAGAGCCCCAGGTCCCTCTCCACCTGCCTTCTGATCCACGCCCTAGCTTTGCCTTcccaccgagcctggccaaggCTGGCCGCTCTCGCAGTGAGAGCAGCGCCGACCTCCCCCAGCAGCAGGAGCTGCAGCCCCTCATGGGCCACGAGGACCACACCCATCTCAGCCCAGGCACCGCTACCTCCCACTGGTGCATCCAGTTCAACAGAGGCAGCCGGCTGTAG
- the SLC9A5 gene encoding sodium/hydrogen exchanger 5 isoform X5 — MLRAALSLLALSLAGAAEEPTQKPESPGEPPPGLELFRWQWHEVEAPYLVALWILVASLAKIAPRVQAGLLDFLLFGSLISAVDPVAVLAVFEEVHVNETLFIIVFGESLLNDAVTVVLYKVCNSFVEMGSAKVQATDYLKGVASLFVVSLGGAAVGLVFAFLLALTTRFTKRVRIIEPLLVFLLAYAAYLTAEMASLSAILAVTMCGLGCKKYVEANISHKSRTTVKYTMKTLASCAETVIFMLLGISAVDSSKWAWDSGLVLGTLIFILFFRALGVVLQTWVLNQFRLVPLDKIDQVVMSYGGLRGAVAFALVILLDRTKVPAKDYFVATTIVVVFFTVIVQGLTIKPLVKWLKVKRSEHHKPTLNQELHEHTFDHILAAVEDVVGHHGYHYWRDRWEQFDKKYLSQLLMRRSAYRIRDQIWDVYYRLNIRDAISFVDQGGHVLSSTGLTLPSMPSRNSVAETSVTNLLRESGSGACLDLQVIDTVRSGRDREDAVMHHLLCGGLYKPRRRYKASCSRHFISEDAQERQDKEVFQQNMKRRLESFKSTKHNICFTKSKPRPRKTGRRKKDGVANAEATNGKHRDLGFQDTAAVILTVESEEEEEESDSSETEKEDDEGIIFVARATSEVLQEGKVSGSLEVCPSPRIIPPSPTCAEKELPWKSGQGDLAVYVSSETTKIVPVDMQTGWNQSISSLESLASPPCNQAPILTCLPPHPRGTEEPQVPLHLPSDPRPSFAFPPSLAKAGRSRSESSADLPQQQELQPLMGHEDHTHLSPGTATSHWCIQFNRGSRL, encoded by the exons ATGCTGCGCGCCGCCTTGTCCCTGCTCGCGCTGTCCCTGGCGGGGGCGGCCGAAGAGCCCACCCAGAAGCCAGAGTCCCCGGGCGAGCCTCCCCCAGGCTTAGAGCTCTTCCGCTGGCAGTGGCACGAGGTCGAGGCGCCCTACCTGGTGGCCCTGTGGATCCTggtggccagcctggccaaaatcg CCCCTAGGGTGCAGGCTGGCTTACTGGACTTCCTGCTGTTTGGGAGCCTCATCTCAGCGGTGGACCCCGTGGCCGTGCTAGCTGTCTTTGAGGAGGTGCACGTCAATGAGACTCTCTTTATCATCGTCTTTGGCGAGTCCCTGCTCAACGATGCTGTCACCGTG GTGCTGTACAAGGTCTGCAACTCCTTTGTGGAGATGGGCTCTGCCAAAGTGCAGGCCACTGACTACCTGAAGGGAGTCG cctccctgttTGTGGTCAGTCTGGGCGGGGCAGCCGTGGGCTTAGTCTTTGCCTTCCTCCTGGCCCTGACCACACGCTTCACCAAGCGGGTCCGCATCATCGAGCCGCTGCTGGTCTTCCTCCTCGCCTACGCAGCCTACCTCACTGCTGAAATGGCCTCACTCTCCGCCATTCTTGC GGTGACCATGTGTGGCCTGGGCTGTAAGAAGTACGTGGAGGCCAACATCTCCCATAAGTCACGCACAACTGTCAAATATACAATGAAGACTCTAGCCAGCTGTGCTGAGACCGTCATCTTCATGCTGCTTGGCATCTCAGCCGTGGACTCTTCTAAGTGGGCCTGGGATTCTGGGCTAGTGCTGGGCACCCTCATCTTCATCCTGTTCTTCCGAGCCCTCG GCGTAGTCCTGCAGACCTGGGTGCTGAATCAGTTCCGGCTAGTCCCTCTGGACAAGATTGACCAAGTGGTGATGTCCTATGGGGGCCTGCGGGGGGCTGTGGCCTTTGCTCTCGTCATCCTACTGGATAGGACCAAGGTCCCTGCCAAGGACTACTTTGTAGCCACCACTATTGTAGTGGTCTTCTTCACAGTCATCGTGCAG GGCTTGACCATCAAGCCACTGGTCAAATGGCTGAAGGTGAAGAGGAGTGAGCATCACAAACCCACCCTGAACCAGGAGCTGCATGAACAC ACTTTTGACCACATTCTGGCTGCAGTGGAGGACGTTGTGGGGCACCATGGCTACCACTACTGGAGGGACAG GTGGGAGCAGTTTGACAAGAAATACCTGAGTCAGCTGCTGATGCGACGATCAGCCTACCGCATCCGGGACCAGATCTGGGATGTGTACTACAGGCTTAACATCCGGGATGCCATCAGCTTTGTGGACCAG GGAGGCCACGTCTTGTCTTCCacaggtctcactctgccttCTATGCCCAGCCGCAATTCTGTGGCAGAAACTTCTGTCACCAATCTGCT GAGGGAGAGTGGCAGTGGAGCGTGTCTGGATCTGCAGGTGATTGACACAGTACGCAGCGGCCGGGATCGTGAGGATGCTGTGATGCATCATCTGCTCTGCGGAGGCCTCTACAAGCCGCGCCGTAGG TATAAAGCCAGCTGCAGTCGCCATTTCATCTCAGAGGATGCGCAGGAGCGGCAGGACAAGGAGGTCTTCCAGCAGAACATGAAGCGGCGGCTGGAGTCCTTTAAGTCCACCAAGCACAACATCTGCTTCACCAAGAGCAAGCCACGACCCCGCAAGACTGGCCGCAGGAAG AAGGATGGTGTGGCGAATGCTGAGGCTACAAATGGGAAACATCGAGACCTGGGCTTTCAGGACACAG CTGCTGTGATATTAACCGTGGagtctgaggaggaggaggaggagagtgacagttcagagacagagaaggaggacGATGAGGGGATCATCTTTGTGGCTCGAGCCACCAGTGAGGTTCTCCAAGAGGGCAAGGTCTCAG GAAGCCTAGAGGTGTGCCCAAGCCCACGAATCATTCCCCCCTCCCCAACCTGTGCAGAGAAGGAGCTCCCCTGGAAGAGTGGGCAGGGGGACCTGGCAGTGTACGTGTCCTCGGAAACCACCAAGATTGTGCCTGTGGACATGCAGACGGGTTGGAACCAGAGCATCTCATCCCTGGAGAGCCTAGCATCCCCTCCCTGTAACCAGGCCCCAATTCtgacctgcctgcctccccaTCCACGGGGCACTGAAGAGCCCCAGGTCCCTCTCCACCTGCCTTCTGATCCACGCCCTAGCTTTGCCTTcccaccgagcctggccaaggCTGGCCGCTCTCGCAGTGAGAGCAGCGCCGACCTCCCCCAGCAGCAGGAGCTGCAGCCCCTCATGGGCCACGAGGACCACACCCATCTCAGCCCAGGCACCGCTACCTCCCACTGGTGCATCCAGTTCAACAGAGGCAGCCGGCTGTAG
- the SLC9A5 gene encoding sodium/hydrogen exchanger 5 isoform X3, which yields MLRAALSLLALSLAGAAEEPTQKPESPGEPPPGLELFRWQWHEVEAPYLVALWILVASLAKIVFHLSRKITSLVPESCLLILLGLVLGGIVLAVAKKAEYQLEPGTFFLFLLPPIVLDSGYFMPSRLFFDNLGAILTYAVVGTLWNAFTTGAALWGLQQAGLVAPRVQAGLLDFLLFGSLISAVDPVAVLAVFEEVHVNETLFIIVFGESLLNDAVTVVLYKVCNSFVEMGSAKVQATDYLKGVASLFVVSLGGAAVGLVFAFLLALTTRFTKRVRIIEPLLVFLLAYAAYLTAEMASLSAILAVTMCGLGCKKYVEANISHKSRTTVKYTMKTLASCAETVIFMLLGISAVDSSKWAWDSGLVLGTLIFILFFRALGVVLQTWVLNQFRLVPLDKIDQVVMSYGGLRGAVAFALVILLDRTKVPAKDYFVATTIVVVFFTVIVQGLTIKPLVKWLKVKRSEHHKPTLNQELHEHTFDHILAAVEDVVGHHGYHYWRDRWEQFDKKYLSQLLMRRSAYRIRDQIWDVYYRLNIRDAISFVDQGGHVLSSTGLTLPSMPSRNSVAETSVTNLLRESGSGACLDLQVIDTVRSGRDREDAVMHHLLCGGLYKPRRRYKASCSRHFISEDAQERQDKEVFQQNMKRRLESFKSTKHNICFTKSKPRPRKTGRRKKDGVANAEATNGKHRDLGFQDTAAVILTVESEEEEEESDSSETEKEDDEGIIFVARATSEVLQEGKVSGSLEVCPSPRIIPPSPTCAEKELPWKSGQGDLAVYVSSETTKIVPVDMQTGWNQSISSLESLASPPCNQAPILTCLPPHPRGTEEPQVPLHLPSDPRPSFAFPPSLAKAGRSRSESSADLPQQQELQPLMGHEDHTHLSPGTATSHWCIQFNRGSRL from the exons ATGCTGCGCGCCGCCTTGTCCCTGCTCGCGCTGTCCCTGGCGGGGGCGGCCGAAGAGCCCACCCAGAAGCCAGAGTCCCCGGGCGAGCCTCCCCCAGGCTTAGAGCTCTTCCGCTGGCAGTGGCACGAGGTCGAGGCGCCCTACCTGGTGGCCCTGTGGATCCTggtggccagcctggccaaaatcg TGTTTCACTTGTCTCGGAAAATAACATCTCTGGTCCCTGAGAGCTGCCTGCTGATTTTGCTGGGCCTGGTGCTAGGGGGCATTGTTTTAGCTGTGGCCAAGAAAGCTGAGTACCAGCTGGAGCCAGgcaccttcttcctcttcctgctgcCTCCTATTGTGTTGGACTCAGGCTATTTCATGCCTAGCAGGCTGTTCTTTGACAACTTGGGTGCCATCCTCACCTATGCCGTGGTAGGCACACTCTGGAATGCCTTCACAACAGGCGCTGCCCTCTGGGGCTTGCAGCAGGCTGGACTTGTAG CCCCTAGGGTGCAGGCTGGCTTACTGGACTTCCTGCTGTTTGGGAGCCTCATCTCAGCGGTGGACCCCGTGGCCGTGCTAGCTGTCTTTGAGGAGGTGCACGTCAATGAGACTCTCTTTATCATCGTCTTTGGCGAGTCCCTGCTCAACGATGCTGTCACCGTG GTGCTGTACAAGGTCTGCAACTCCTTTGTGGAGATGGGCTCTGCCAAAGTGCAGGCCACTGACTACCTGAAGGGAGTCG cctccctgttTGTGGTCAGTCTGGGCGGGGCAGCCGTGGGCTTAGTCTTTGCCTTCCTCCTGGCCCTGACCACACGCTTCACCAAGCGGGTCCGCATCATCGAGCCGCTGCTGGTCTTCCTCCTCGCCTACGCAGCCTACCTCACTGCTGAAATGGCCTCACTCTCCGCCATTCTTGC GGTGACCATGTGTGGCCTGGGCTGTAAGAAGTACGTGGAGGCCAACATCTCCCATAAGTCACGCACAACTGTCAAATATACAATGAAGACTCTAGCCAGCTGTGCTGAGACCGTCATCTTCATGCTGCTTGGCATCTCAGCCGTGGACTCTTCTAAGTGGGCCTGGGATTCTGGGCTAGTGCTGGGCACCCTCATCTTCATCCTGTTCTTCCGAGCCCTCG GCGTAGTCCTGCAGACCTGGGTGCTGAATCAGTTCCGGCTAGTCCCTCTGGACAAGATTGACCAAGTGGTGATGTCCTATGGGGGCCTGCGGGGGGCTGTGGCCTTTGCTCTCGTCATCCTACTGGATAGGACCAAGGTCCCTGCCAAGGACTACTTTGTAGCCACCACTATTGTAGTGGTCTTCTTCACAGTCATCGTGCAG GGCTTGACCATCAAGCCACTGGTCAAATGGCTGAAGGTGAAGAGGAGTGAGCATCACAAACCCACCCTGAACCAGGAGCTGCATGAACAC ACTTTTGACCACATTCTGGCTGCAGTGGAGGACGTTGTGGGGCACCATGGCTACCACTACTGGAGGGACAG GTGGGAGCAGTTTGACAAGAAATACCTGAGTCAGCTGCTGATGCGACGATCAGCCTACCGCATCCGGGACCAGATCTGGGATGTGTACTACAGGCTTAACATCCGGGATGCCATCAGCTTTGTGGACCAG GGAGGCCACGTCTTGTCTTCCacaggtctcactctgccttCTATGCCCAGCCGCAATTCTGTGGCAGAAACTTCTGTCACCAATCTGCT GAGGGAGAGTGGCAGTGGAGCGTGTCTGGATCTGCAGGTGATTGACACAGTACGCAGCGGCCGGGATCGTGAGGATGCTGTGATGCATCATCTGCTCTGCGGAGGCCTCTACAAGCCGCGCCGTAGG TATAAAGCCAGCTGCAGTCGCCATTTCATCTCAGAGGATGCGCAGGAGCGGCAGGACAAGGAGGTCTTCCAGCAGAACATGAAGCGGCGGCTGGAGTCCTTTAAGTCCACCAAGCACAACATCTGCTTCACCAAGAGCAAGCCACGACCCCGCAAGACTGGCCGCAGGAAG AAGGATGGTGTGGCGAATGCTGAGGCTACAAATGGGAAACATCGAGACCTGGGCTTTCAGGACACAG CTGCTGTGATATTAACCGTGGagtctgaggaggaggaggaggagagtgacagttcagagacagagaaggaggacGATGAGGGGATCATCTTTGTGGCTCGAGCCACCAGTGAGGTTCTCCAAGAGGGCAAGGTCTCAG GAAGCCTAGAGGTGTGCCCAAGCCCACGAATCATTCCCCCCTCCCCAACCTGTGCAGAGAAGGAGCTCCCCTGGAAGAGTGGGCAGGGGGACCTGGCAGTGTACGTGTCCTCGGAAACCACCAAGATTGTGCCTGTGGACATGCAGACGGGTTGGAACCAGAGCATCTCATCCCTGGAGAGCCTAGCATCCCCTCCCTGTAACCAGGCCCCAATTCtgacctgcctgcctccccaTCCACGGGGCACTGAAGAGCCCCAGGTCCCTCTCCACCTGCCTTCTGATCCACGCCCTAGCTTTGCCTTcccaccgagcctggccaaggCTGGCCGCTCTCGCAGTGAGAGCAGCGCCGACCTCCCCCAGCAGCAGGAGCTGCAGCCCCTCATGGGCCACGAGGACCACACCCATCTCAGCCCAGGCACCGCTACCTCCCACTGGTGCATCCAGTTCAACAGAGGCAGCCGGCTGTAG